CAACCCGGATTACGCCATTCTGCACCGGCTTCGATAAAGATTTTATCCAAACCCTCTTTTTCCGCTTGTTCTTTTACTAAGCCAGAGCCCGGTACAACAAGAATGCGTTTAACATTATCTGCTTTTTTACGACCTTTCATTACTGCCGCTGCTGCACGTAAATCTTCAATACGGGCATTGGTGCAAGAGCCGATAAAGACTTGATCAACAGGCACATTTTTCATATCTGTATGTGGCTCTAAGCCGATGTAAGCTAAGGCTTTTTCCGCAGAAGCTCGAGTAACAGGATCTGCCATTTCCTCAGGGTTTGGAATGACATCATCAATCCCGATTACTTGCCCAGGGTTAGTACCCCAAGTGACTTGTGGTGCAATGTCTTTCGCTTCTAAAATCACTTCGGCATCGTAAACCGCACCTTCATCGGTTTTTAGCGTTTTCCAATATTCAATGGCATCGTCCCAGTCCTTACCTTTCGGTGCATTTGGACGATCTTTTAAGTAAGCGAAAGTAGTTTCATCAGGGGCAACAATACCAGCCTTAGCACCAAATTCGATTGCCATATTGCATACAGTCATTCTACCTTCCATTGAAAGATCACGAATGGCTTCACCGCAGAATTCCACCACATAGCCTGTACCGCCAGCCATTGTAGTTTTTCCGATAATCGCAAGCACGATATCTTTTGCGGTAATACCCGGGTTCACTTTGCCACGCACTTCTACTTTCATACTTTTCGCACGGGCTTGTTTTAAGGTTTGAGTAGCTAAAACGTGCTCTACTTCAGATGTACCGATACCAAATGCCAATGCTCCGAAAGCACCATGGGTAGCAGTGT
The sequence above is a segment of the Mannheimia bovis genome. Coding sequences within it:
- the leuC gene encoding 3-isopropylmalate dehydratase large subunit — translated: MQQAKTLYQKLFDSHVVYEAEGETPIIYINRHLIHEVTSPQAFDGLRVAGRQVRQVSKTFGTMDHSISTQVRDVQKLEGQAKVQVLELAKNCEENGISLFDITKKQQGIVHVMGPEQGLTLPGMTIVCGDSHTATHGAFGALAFGIGTSEVEHVLATQTLKQARAKSMKVEVRGKVNPGITAKDIVLAIIGKTTMAGGTGYVVEFCGEAIRDLSMEGRMTVCNMAIEFGAKAGIVAPDETTFAYLKDRPNAPKGKDWDDAIEYWKTLKTDEGAVYDAEVILEAKDIAPQVTWGTNPGQVIGIDDVIPNPEEMADPVTRASAEKALAYIGLEPHTDMKNVPVDQVFIGSCTNARIEDLRAAAAVMKGRKKADNVKRILVVPGSGLVKEQAEKEGLDKIFIEAGAEWRNPGCSMCLGMNDDILGEWERCASTSNRNFEGRQGRNGRTHLVSPAMAAAAAVFGKFVDIRNVSLNA